One Malus domestica chromosome 11, GDT2T_hap1 genomic region harbors:
- the LOC103447131 gene encoding uncharacterized protein — translation MARRYSSDSSDDDVRGEYRHRRSRTKRHDERHRDVDREKSTERDPRGRESSDEEGELIERDRGSQRNERKPENGRREREKGNYRDERDKPHRRENERRGVDTDGAHRSRGRDSRHYSEHKDEREEHRTLEWKNDKRDDDQRRGHKNQEDERREGEDSRTLREKNANSIPQGRSQEGNMNADVAKSGKSGGVYIPPFKLARMMKEVEDKSSVQYQRLTWDALRKSINGLVNKVNAANIKNIIPEIFAENLIRGRGLFCRSCMKSQMASPGFTDVFAALVAVVNTKFPEVGELLLRRIVLQLKRAFKRNDKPQLLAAVKFIAHLVNQQVAHEIIALELLTVLLENPTDDSVEVAVGFVTECGSLLQDLSPKGLHGIFERFRGILHEGEIDKRVQYLIENLFAIRKAKFQGHPAVRPELDLVEQEDQLTHEISLEEEIDSEVTLDLFKADPNFLENEKRYEELKKAILGEDSEDEEGSDAASDGEDDDDDDDEESEEEDEEQMQIRDETETNLVNLRRTIYLTIMSSVDFEEAGHKLLKIKLEPGQEMELCVMLLECCSQERTYLRYYGLLGQRFCMINKVHQENFEKCFVQQYSMIHRLETNKLRNVAKFFAHLLGTDALPWHVLAYIRLTEEDTTSSSRIFIKILFQELSEHLGIRLLNERLTDPAMQESYDSIFPKDNPKNTRFAINFFTSIGLGGITENLREYLKHMPRLIMEQQKQVSDSESDEEESGSSGSSDSGSSSESESESSSSSESDRDKRRKKRRSESKRDERHEKRRRRD, via the exons ATGGCTAGAAGATATAGTAGCGATTCAAGTGATGATGATGTGAGAGGTGAATATCGTCATCGTAGAAGTAGAACTAAGCGACATGATGAGCGTCATAGAGATGTGGACAGGGAGAAGTCCACTGAGAGGGATCCTAGAGGTAGAGAAAGTTCTGATGAAGAAGGGGAGTTGATAGAGAGAGACAGGGGCAGCCAGAGGAATGAAAGAAAGCCTGAGAATGGGCGTAGAGAACGAGAAAAAGGTAATTACCGGGATGAAAGGGATAAACCACATAGGCGTGAGAATGAACGTAGAGGGGTAGATACTGATGGCGCTCATAGAAGTAGGGGTCGTGATTCACGTCACTATTCAGAGCACAAGGATGAAAGGGAAGAGCACAGAACATTAGAAtggaaaaatgataaaagagaTGATGATCAGAGAAGGGGGCATAAAAACCAGGAAGATGAAAGACGAGAAGGAGAAGACAGTAGAACTTTGAGGGAAAAGAATGCAAATTCAATACCTCAAGGACGGTCGCAAGAAGGGAACATGAATGCTGATGTGGCAAAATCAGGAAAGAGTGGTGGAGTTTACATTCCCCCGTTTAAGTTGGCCCGTATGATGAAAGAGGTTGAAGATAAAAGCAGTGTTCAGTATCAGCGACTGACATGGGATGCCCTTCGAAAGAGCATCAATGGTCTTGTGAACAAGGTCAATGctgcaaacataaaaaatataattccTGAAATTTTTGCTGAGAATCTGATTCGTGGAAGGGGCCTTTTCTGCCGATCCTGCATGAAATCACAGATGGCATCTCCAGGTTTCACTGATGTGTTTGCAGCCTTGGTTGCTGTTGTCAACACAAAGTTTCCCGAGGTTGGTGAACTTTTGTTGAGAAGAATTGTCTTACAGCTTAAAAGAGCATTCAAGCGGAATGACAAG CCGCAACTACTAGCTGCCGTTAAATTTATAGCGCATCTGGTCAACCAGCAAGTAGCTCATGAGATTATTGCCTTGGAATTACTCACTGTTCTGCTGGAGAACCCTACGGATGACAGTGTTGAAGTTGCTGTTGGCTTTGTCACTGAATGTGGATCATTACTGCAGGACCTTTCGCCTAAAGGGTTGCACG GCATCTTTGAACGCTTTCGTGGAATTCTTCATGAGGGAGAAATAGACAAGAGAGTTCAATATCTGATTGAAAACTTATTTGCAATACGGAAAGCGAAGTTTCAG GGGCACCCAGCTGTTCGTCCAGAACTGGACCTTGTAGAGCAGGAAGACCAGTTGACACATGAAATTTCTCTTGAAGAGGAAATAGATTCAGAAGTTACCCTTG ATCTTTTCAAGGCCGATCCTAATTTCCTTGAGAATGAGAAGCGCTATGAAGAACTGAAGAAAGCTATACTTGGTGAGGATTCTGAAGATGAAGAAGGTTCTGATGCAGCTTCAGATGGTGAAGATGacgatgatgacgatgatgaggAATCtgaggaagaggatgaggagcagATGCAGATAAGAGATGAGACAGAGACAAATCTTGTGAATCTTAGAAGAACTATCTATCTTACAATCATGTCCAGTGTAGATTTTGAGGAGGCAGGTCATAAGCTCCTGAAGATTAAACTTGAGCCTGGTCAAGAG ATGGAACTGTGTGTCATGCTTTTGGAATGTTGCAGTCAAGAAAGAACCTACCTCCGATATTATGGTCTTTTGGGCCAAAGGTTCTGCATGATCAACAAAGTCCACCAggaaaattttgagaaatgctTTGTGCAACAGTATTCCATGATCCACCGgcttgaaacaaataagctaCGGAATGTTGCAAAGTTTTTCGCCCATTTACTCGGCACAGACGCCCTTCCTTGGCATGTGTTGGCCTATATACGATTGACTGAAGAGGATACTACTTCTTCTTCTCGTATTTTTATCAAGATCCTTTTCCAG GAATTGTCGGAGCATCTTGGTATCCGTTTGCTAAATGAGCGGCTCACAGATCCTGCAATGCAGGAGTCTTATGATTCTATCTTCCCAAAGGATAATCCCAAGAACACCCGCTTTGCCATTAATTTTTTCACATCCATTGGGCTTGGTGGCATCACCGAGAACCTGCGCGAGTACTTGAAGCATATGCCACGACTCATTATGGAACAACAAAAACAAGTGTCTGACTCAGAATCAGATGAAGAAGAATCTGGGAGCTCTGGTTCATCAGATTCAGGATCTAGTTCTGAGTCTGAATCAGAATCATCAAGCTCTTCTGAAAGTGATAGGGACAAAAGACGCAAGAAGCGTAGGAGTGAAAGCAAGAGGGACGAAAGACATGAGAAGCGCAGGAGGAGAGATTAA